A stretch of Kaistella flava (ex Peng et al. 2021) DNA encodes these proteins:
- a CDS encoding DUF4304 domain-containing protein: MGFFDFLKNKPELTDEKSNNQNLTNNLELKTHLESIQNEIFLFLKPLGFKKKGRAFNRQTEDGIYQVINIQSGRYEFDDKYVIPGFRENLYGNFTVNLGVMVREIYELDSHNKPKNIYQDYDCQIRERLPHLTIKQDHWWSISDDNNKTAKEVINGLSSHGLDWLDNFENRDKICRNLGNLEGDSPRAKLNVALIEFHRDKSKAEKLFQDYYNKIKIKNGHKEYVKGLADRLGVILKD, encoded by the coding sequence ATGGGATTTTTTGACTTCTTAAAGAATAAACCAGAATTGACTGACGAAAAATCAAATAACCAAAATTTGACAAATAATTTGGAACTCAAAACTCATTTGGAAAGCATACAGAATGAAATTTTTCTGTTTTTGAAGCCGTTAGGATTTAAGAAAAAAGGACGGGCATTTAACAGACAAACGGAAGACGGAATTTATCAAGTAATTAATATTCAGAGTGGCAGATACGAATTTGACGATAAGTATGTAATTCCAGGATTTAGGGAAAATTTATATGGCAACTTTACAGTGAATTTAGGAGTTATGGTTAGAGAGATTTATGAACTTGATAGCCATAACAAACCGAAAAACATCTACCAAGATTACGATTGCCAAATTAGAGAACGACTGCCTCATTTGACTATTAAACAAGACCATTGGTGGAGTATTTCAGACGATAATAATAAAACAGCGAAAGAAGTTATTAACGGACTAAGTTCACACGGACTTGATTGGCTTGACAACTTTGAAAATCGAGATAAGATCTGCAGAAACTTAGGAAATTTGGAAGGTGATTCACCGAGAGCAAAATTGAACGTTGCTTTAATTGAATTTCACCGAGACAAATCAAAAGCAGAAAAACTATTTCAAGACTACTACAACAAAATTAAAATAAAGAACGGACATAAAGAATATGTAAAAGGACTTGCCGACAGACTTGGAGTAATATTGAAAGATTGA
- a CDS encoding sensor histidine kinase, with translation MKLTHYISIRYIGISCLVLLISIPVFYVVIQKVLTNNIDENLKDQKKWTTKQLKSADLGSFHIFDERIKIEENPEKLNHNKVFTEDIFNKKDDETESFRVIEFPVTTSTKTYNVRIQQSLVESEDLLKSILYLLFGILGLLIISLFIINIIVKRNIWSPFYHTLDELKNFRIDEANSLNLKGTKIRELNDLNTALNTLTEKNKKLYQSQKEFTENASHELQTPLAIIQNNVELVWQTEPISEEQAEFLENISEANTRMSRLNKSLLLLSKIDNQQFNDIEVVNFNVLSEKFLKSNTDQIQFKNINIKTDFTQEMKVKMDQNLAEILINNILSNAIKYCPNNGDIFINAHENSFEIINNAENESLNMDKLFQRFQKQSSKENSTGLGLEISKKICENFGLELSYHFKDQKHHFTILNKNSL, from the coding sequence ATGAAATTAACACATTACATATCAATCCGATATATTGGAATTTCCTGTTTGGTTTTACTGATCTCTATTCCTGTCTTTTACGTTGTGATACAAAAAGTTCTAACCAATAATATTGATGAAAATCTTAAGGACCAAAAAAAGTGGACGACCAAACAATTAAAATCAGCTGATTTAGGGAGTTTTCACATTTTTGATGAACGCATTAAAATCGAAGAAAATCCTGAAAAGCTCAATCACAACAAAGTTTTTACCGAAGATATCTTTAATAAAAAAGATGATGAAACCGAAAGTTTCAGAGTGATTGAATTTCCCGTTACCACTTCTACGAAAACCTACAATGTTCGAATTCAGCAATCTTTAGTGGAAAGTGAAGATTTGTTGAAAAGTATTCTTTATCTGCTTTTCGGAATATTGGGACTTCTAATTATCTCTTTGTTCATCATTAATATCATCGTTAAAAGAAATATCTGGTCACCCTTTTATCACACCTTAGATGAACTGAAGAATTTCAGAATTGACGAAGCCAACAGTTTAAATTTAAAAGGAACCAAAATCAGGGAACTCAATGATTTAAATACCGCCTTAAACACGCTTACCGAAAAAAATAAAAAGCTCTATCAGTCGCAGAAAGAGTTTACCGAAAACGCTTCTCATGAGTTGCAGACGCCACTCGCCATTATTCAGAATAATGTAGAATTGGTCTGGCAGACCGAACCGATTTCTGAAGAACAAGCCGAGTTTTTAGAAAACATTTCTGAAGCCAATACCAGAATGAGCAGACTGAACAAATCACTTTTACTGCTTTCAAAAATCGACAATCAACAATTTAATGATATTGAAGTGGTCAATTTTAATGTACTTTCAGAGAAGTTTTTAAAATCGAATACTGATCAGATTCAATTTAAAAACATCAATATAAAAACTGATTTCACACAAGAAATGAAAGTGAAGATGGATCAAAATCTGGCGGAAATTCTGATCAATAATATATTATCCAATGCGATAAAATATTGTCCAAACAATGGCGACATTTTCATTAATGCTCATGAAAACTCTTTTGAAATCATTAATAATGCAGAAAACGAAAGTTTAAATATGGACAAACTTTTTCAGAGGTTTCAGAAACAAAGTAGTAAAGAAAACAGTACTGGTTTAGGTTTGGAGATCAGCAAAAAGATTTGCGAGAATTTCGGTTTGGAACTTTCTTATCATTTTAAAGATCAAAAACATCATTTTACTATCCTCAATAAAAATTCTTTGTAG
- a CDS encoding PepSY-like domain-containing protein — MKKLALIGMIALGFGTTTLSAQKKGKTEDVPAAVKAAFAKKFPGVTAKWENEHGKYEANFDQGKHETSALYNADGTLEETEMEIPVSQLPKAASDYILKNNLGKIKEVSMITKADGKVEYEAEVKSGDAMFTANGQFIKIVKD, encoded by the coding sequence ATGAAAAAATTAGCATTAATTGGAATGATCGCTTTAGGATTTGGAACGACTACTCTATCTGCACAGAAAAAAGGAAAAACAGAAGATGTTCCGGCAGCTGTAAAAGCGGCGTTTGCAAAAAAATTTCCTGGCGTAACTGCTAAATGGGAAAACGAACATGGAAAATACGAAGCCAATTTCGACCAGGGAAAACATGAAACAAGTGCTTTGTATAATGCCGACGGAACTTTAGAAGAAACCGAAATGGAAATCCCAGTTTCTCAACTTCCAAAAGCCGCTTCAGATTATATCTTGAAAAATAATTTAGGAAAAATAAAAGAAGTTTCAATGATTACCAAAGCAGATGGAAAAGTTGAATATGAAGCCGAAGTAAAAAGTGGCGACGCCATGTTTACGGCTAACGGACAATTTATTAAAATAGTCAAAGATTAA
- a CDS encoding ABC transporter permease, whose translation MGILNFINKSFVITELEIRKIFHDPTEIITRAVQPALWLLIFGQVFARLHAIPGQTNYIDFMTPGILAQSVLFVSIFSGIAIIWERDLGLVHKLLATPTPRTAIVLGKALSAGIRTLPIVVIIFILGVLLGVHIVWNPLNLLGVLIMVMLGAIFFSTFSLIIACLVKTRERFMGIGQLMTMPLFFASNAIYPIDIMPGWLKVLAHVNPLTYMVDALRTMMTGTPSTFNLPFDFGILFVASTILVIIGGSLYSRVIT comes from the coding sequence ATGGGAATACTAAACTTCATCAATAAATCATTCGTGATTACCGAACTGGAAATACGAAAGATCTTTCACGACCCTACAGAAATTATAACGCGAGCGGTACAACCTGCCTTATGGCTGCTTATCTTCGGACAGGTATTTGCGCGACTACACGCCATTCCAGGGCAAACCAATTACATTGATTTTATGACGCCCGGAATACTTGCACAGAGTGTTTTATTTGTTTCTATCTTTTCCGGCATTGCCATCATTTGGGAACGGGATCTGGGTCTCGTTCATAAATTATTAGCAACACCCACGCCGCGTACTGCAATTGTACTGGGCAAAGCACTATCAGCAGGCATAAGAACATTACCCATTGTCGTTATTATTTTCATTCTCGGCGTATTGCTTGGGGTGCATATCGTATGGAATCCATTAAACTTACTGGGCGTATTAATAATGGTCATGTTGGGTGCTATCTTCTTTTCTACCTTTTCATTAATCATTGCATGTCTGGTAAAAACACGTGAACGGTTTATGGGGATTGGGCAGTTAATGACCATGCCTTTATTTTTTGCAAGCAACGCCATTTATCCTATCGACATTATGCCGGGTTGGTTAAAAGTCTTAGCGCATGTGAATCCCCTTACTTACATGGTTGATGCGCTCCGCACCATGATGACAGGAACGCCTTCTACATTTAACTTACCTTTTGATTTTGGAATTTTATTCGTAGCTTCCACTATATTGGTTATCATTGGAGGATCATTATATAGCCGGGTGATTACCTGA
- a CDS encoding TolC family protein, whose translation MLQRKSLHQVILLALFFLMFSGKYFGQDKNTLEFYLTTAEKNSPLLNDYNNRIFSSKIDSLKQRADFGFKVNGIADASYSPQFNGWGYDGNSTINGNNLALLGRVSRDFLGKDNLNTRLQNFSLIIQQILNQKKLSVLNLKRAITEQYILAYSAQEQFAIDKEIIHILDQEDIILKKLTQASVFKQTDYLTFKVMHQQSLLNQKQHEADWQNNYAALQYLSGLVSTDFKKLSAPNIENTGDLDFTKTVYADSFKTDSLKLANDIKIINYDYKPKVSAFADGGYSSALIHTPYKNFGVSVGLSLTVPIYDGHQRKMLIEQKVIETDTKTKYLKYTENQYLQQINLIRNQMQQYQELLKIARTQMKYSQTLIEANLKQLPTGDVRMVDFILSITNYTTLKTGILQYENNLLRLQNNLSNLIVQ comes from the coding sequence ATGTTGCAAAGAAAGTCACTTCATCAAGTAATCCTACTTGCTCTTTTTTTTCTGATGTTTTCGGGAAAATATTTTGGGCAGGACAAAAATACGTTGGAGTTTTATCTTACGACGGCCGAAAAAAACAGTCCGTTACTTAATGATTATAACAATCGAATTTTCTCCTCAAAAATAGACAGTTTAAAACAGCGTGCTGATTTCGGTTTTAAAGTAAATGGTATCGCTGATGCTTCTTATTCTCCACAATTCAACGGTTGGGGTTATGACGGTAACTCTACAATTAACGGTAATAATCTGGCGCTTTTGGGGCGTGTTTCCCGAGATTTTCTGGGAAAAGACAATTTAAATACGCGTCTTCAAAATTTTTCTTTAATCATTCAGCAGATTCTCAACCAGAAAAAACTCTCTGTTTTAAATTTAAAGAGAGCCATTACCGAACAGTATATTTTGGCTTATTCGGCACAGGAACAGTTTGCCATCGACAAAGAAATCATCCATATTCTGGACCAGGAAGATATAATTTTAAAAAAACTTACGCAGGCTTCGGTTTTTAAACAGACCGATTATCTTACTTTTAAAGTCATGCATCAGCAAAGTTTGCTGAATCAAAAACAGCATGAAGCAGACTGGCAAAATAATTATGCAGCGTTGCAATACCTTTCAGGTTTGGTAAGTACTGATTTCAAAAAATTATCCGCTCCGAATATTGAAAATACTGGTGATCTGGATTTTACCAAAACCGTTTATGCGGACTCCTTCAAAACCGACAGTTTAAAGTTAGCCAACGATATTAAAATCATTAATTACGATTACAAACCAAAAGTTTCAGCCTTTGCAGATGGTGGGTATTCGTCGGCACTCATTCATACGCCTTACAAGAATTTTGGCGTTAGTGTAGGTTTGTCGCTCACCGTTCCGATTTATGATGGTCATCAACGTAAAATGCTTATCGAGCAAAAAGTGATAGAAACCGATACTAAAACGAAATATTTAAAATATACTGAAAATCAATATTTACAACAGATTAATTTGATCCGTAATCAAATGCAGCAATATCAGGAACTGTTGAAAATTGCGAGAACGCAGATGAAATATTCGCAAACTTTGATTGAGGCTAATTTAAAACAGTTGCCAACGGGCGATGTGAGAATGGTGGATTTCATCCTTTCCATCACCAATTACACGACGCTGAAAACGGGAATTCTTCAGTATGAAAATAATCTTTTGCGACTTCAAAATAATTTATCCAACCTAATTGTTCAGTAA
- a CDS encoding ATP-binding cassette domain-containing protein, which yields MSILETKNLTRLFGTFTAVDGLDITIERGEIFALLGPNGAGKSTVIKMLTTLLPPTSGDAFINGFSIKTQTNEIRKIIGYVPQMISADGSLTGYENLSLFAKLYDIPRNQRKERIKEAINFMGLADSAYKLVKEYSGGMIRRLEIAQSTLHRPPILFLDEPTTGLDPIGRNTVWEHISALQKQYSTTIVMTTHLMEEADGICNRVALMARGKLSAIGTPEGLKASIGKEGATLEDVFIHYTADNLGESGSNFRNVSIERKTTGRLG from the coding sequence ATGAGTATTCTGGAAACTAAAAACCTCACTCGTTTATTCGGAACATTTACAGCAGTAGATGGTTTAGACATTACCATAGAAAGAGGTGAAATCTTTGCCCTGCTTGGTCCTAATGGAGCCGGTAAAAGTACCGTGATTAAAATGCTTACTACCCTTCTTCCACCAACAAGCGGCGATGCATTTATCAATGGATTTAGCATTAAAACTCAGACGAATGAGATCCGGAAAATTATTGGCTATGTTCCGCAGATGATTTCTGCTGATGGTTCTTTAACTGGGTATGAGAATTTATCGTTATTTGCCAAGCTTTATGATATTCCTAGAAATCAACGTAAAGAACGAATTAAGGAGGCAATCAATTTTATGGGATTGGCAGACTCTGCTTACAAATTGGTAAAAGAATATTCCGGAGGCATGATCAGACGGCTTGAAATTGCACAGTCAACATTGCACCGCCCTCCTATTCTATTCCTTGATGAACCGACTACAGGACTTGATCCGATCGGTAGAAATACGGTCTGGGAACATATATCTGCTTTGCAAAAACAATATTCGACAACGATTGTGATGACCACCCATTTAATGGAAGAGGCCGATGGGATTTGCAACAGAGTAGCTTTAATGGCCAGAGGAAAACTGTCAGCGATCGGTACGCCGGAAGGATTAAAGGCTTCTATTGGTAAAGAGGGCGCAACACTGGAAGATGTTTTTATTCATTACACAGCAGATAATTTAGGCGAGTCTGGCAGCAACTTCCGCAATGTTTCAATAGAAAGAAAAACAACAGGACGTTTAGGTTAA
- a CDS encoding IS1182 family transposase has protein sequence MQGKKIITPQLFYHQSLDEMVPKDNFYRKVNENLSLDFLYKATANYYGKCGQESIDPVVFFKILMVGYLNNINSDRGLIRFCSNCLDIRLFLGYDINESLPFHSTISRTRSLFGEELFLELFRKVLSLCVGKGMVRGKRMAVDSAFIKANASMDSLIEKEVLEDASAFVNELEDNSEFKTTSTRKKMVDQHHDWKKKEYEGMPGTNKSDRKDEDGNAIRPKYLSNHTHYSPTDPDAKISVKPGKARQLNYSGQLAVDDAFHVITGACASTSGSKDSVIFPEIMNQTLENCKQNHIALDEVLADAGYSSGEALKYCKEKGINAYIPNFGQYKPFREGFVFNKEENRYECVKEGGYNALLLFKKIKTDPKGYSSNHYRSSESDCKDCPLRAECCGKTTKFKKIDTTIHKPLYDEMHEKLNRDPNYTRFLTKRRSSRVEPVLGTLINYHNMKRVNTRGIKNANKHVLMAALTYNLKKYLKFITKKVHRNVAIMNLPQGKFWQFFRIQNTSYIARN, from the coding sequence ATGCAAGGAAAGAAAATAATTACGCCGCAACTCTTTTACCATCAAAGCCTGGATGAGATGGTTCCCAAAGATAATTTCTACCGAAAAGTAAATGAAAATCTGTCACTCGATTTTCTTTATAAAGCTACCGCAAACTATTACGGCAAATGTGGCCAAGAGAGCATCGATCCGGTCGTATTCTTCAAAATTCTGATGGTAGGTTATCTCAATAATATTAACAGTGATAGAGGCTTAATACGCTTTTGCAGCAATTGTCTGGATATCCGTCTTTTCTTAGGATATGACATTAATGAAAGTTTACCATTTCACTCCACTATTTCCCGAACAAGATCTCTTTTCGGGGAAGAACTTTTCTTAGAATTATTCCGTAAAGTTTTGAGTTTGTGTGTAGGGAAAGGAATGGTTCGTGGCAAAAGAATGGCGGTAGATTCAGCTTTCATTAAAGCCAATGCGAGTATGGATTCTTTAATCGAAAAAGAAGTTTTGGAAGATGCTTCAGCCTTTGTAAATGAACTGGAAGATAACAGTGAATTTAAAACAACTTCGACCAGAAAGAAAATGGTAGACCAGCACCATGACTGGAAAAAAAAAGAGTATGAAGGAATGCCGGGCACTAATAAAAGTGACAGAAAAGATGAAGATGGCAATGCAATTCGGCCAAAATACTTGAGCAATCACACCCATTACAGTCCCACCGATCCTGATGCAAAGATTTCTGTAAAACCAGGTAAAGCCCGACAGTTAAATTATTCTGGACAACTGGCTGTGGATGATGCTTTTCATGTTATAACCGGTGCTTGTGCCAGTACATCGGGAAGTAAAGATTCTGTTATTTTTCCCGAGATTATGAATCAGACTTTAGAAAACTGCAAACAAAATCACATTGCGCTTGATGAAGTTTTAGCCGATGCGGGTTATAGCAGTGGCGAGGCTTTAAAGTATTGCAAAGAGAAAGGTATTAATGCCTACATTCCGAACTTCGGTCAATACAAACCATTTCGGGAAGGCTTTGTCTTCAACAAAGAAGAGAATCGGTATGAATGTGTAAAAGAAGGTGGTTATAACGCTTTACTTCTCTTTAAAAAAATCAAGACAGATCCCAAAGGTTATTCTTCCAACCACTATCGCAGCAGCGAGAGCGATTGTAAAGATTGTCCGCTCCGAGCAGAATGCTGTGGCAAAACAACCAAGTTTAAAAAGATCGATACTACGATCCACAAACCGCTCTACGATGAAATGCACGAAAAACTCAACCGCGATCCAAATTACACTCGTTTTCTCACTAAACGCAGAAGTTCCCGCGTAGAGCCAGTTTTGGGTACGTTGATTAATTACCACAATATGAAACGGGTGAATACTAGAGGAATAAAAAACGCCAACAAACATGTTTTGATGGCTGCTCTCACTTACAATCTGAAGAAATACCTAAAATTCATTACCAAAAAAGTCCATCGAAATGTTGCAATAATGAACCTTCCTCAAGGAAAGTTCTGGCAATTTTTCAGAATTCAAAATACGAGTTATATCGCCAGGAATTAA
- a CDS encoding efflux RND transporter periplasmic adaptor subunit, with the protein MKIFKSILFPVLVFVVFSCKKKAEETITETENTAKPKTPVTIAYPSDTVNVSDNVTLNATSSYLLKSDVKANTNGYITRVTIRLADRVARGQVLFALQTKEARALGNTINKLDPSFRFSGTTSVTSPTAGYVEMMNHQVGDYVQDGEVLATIADSSSFGFVMNVPYEYNQLVRSNNSLKINLPDGSSLDGYVAKIMPAVDPVSQTEKVLVKVRYGGVIPENLIGTVSLRKTENTGGIYVPKTAVLSDETQSQFWVMKMKNDTTAVKVDIVKGIETNQWVQVISGNISKTDRIVTSGNYGLEDTAFVIVTK; encoded by the coding sequence ATGAAAATCTTCAAATCCATATTATTTCCGGTTTTAGTGTTTGTGGTTTTTAGCTGCAAAAAAAAGGCTGAAGAAACCATCACTGAAACTGAAAATACAGCGAAACCGAAAACACCAGTTACCATCGCTTATCCTTCAGACACGGTGAACGTGAGCGACAATGTAACTTTAAATGCCACATCTTCTTACCTTTTGAAATCTGATGTCAAAGCAAACACCAACGGCTATATCACCAGAGTGACGATTCGACTTGCAGATAGAGTTGCGCGTGGACAGGTTCTTTTCGCTTTGCAAACCAAAGAGGCACGCGCACTCGGAAATACGATTAATAAACTGGATCCGTCTTTTCGATTTTCAGGAACGACTTCGGTCACAAGTCCGACCGCTGGTTATGTGGAAATGATGAATCATCAAGTGGGCGATTATGTGCAGGACGGTGAAGTTTTGGCGACTATTGCAGATTCCAGCAGTTTTGGTTTTGTAATGAATGTACCTTACGAATATAACCAGCTTGTGAGAAGCAATAATTCCCTTAAAATTAATCTGCCAGACGGAAGTTCTTTGGATGGTTATGTGGCGAAAATTATGCCTGCTGTCGATCCCGTTTCGCAAACAGAAAAGGTTTTGGTGAAAGTGAGATACGGTGGTGTGATTCCGGAGAACTTGATAGGAACGGTTAGTTTAAGAAAGACTGAAAATACGGGTGGAATTTACGTTCCGAAAACGGCAGTTCTTAGTGATGAAACCCAGTCCCAATTTTGGGTGATGAAAATGAAAAATGATACAACGGCAGTGAAAGTTGATATTGTAAAAGGGATAGAAACTAATCAGTGGGTTCAGGTTATTTCTGGGAATATCTCGAAAACGGATCGAATTGTTACATCTGGGAATTATGGTTTAGAGGATACGGCTTTTGTAATTGTTACAAAATAA
- a CDS encoding NTF2 fold immunity protein, which produces MKKIILMLFMILQISCNKVLHNKLGIENAKKELESTLNDTTKIAILDKNELLIKDENTAIKVAEPILFEIYGKKKIEDEKPYEAYLIKNYWVINGTINRFSFGGAFSIIIDARNSKIINVTHYK; this is translated from the coding sequence ATGAAAAAAATTATCCTAATGCTTTTTATGATTTTGCAAATTAGTTGTAACAAAGTTTTACATAATAAATTAGGTATAGAAAATGCCAAAAAAGAACTTGAAAGTACATTAAATGACACGACTAAAATAGCTATTCTTGATAAAAATGAACTTTTAATTAAAGATGAAAATACAGCTATAAAAGTAGCTGAACCAATATTATTTGAAATTTATGGCAAAAAAAAAATTGAAGATGAAAAACCATACGAAGCATATTTAATAAAAAATTATTGGGTAATTAATGGAACTATAAACAGATTTTCTTTTGGTGGAGCTTTTTCAATTATTATTGATGCAAGAAATTCAAAAATTATTAACGTAACCCATTATAAATAA
- a CDS encoding response regulator transcription factor, which produces MKILLVEDEKELSKSILAYLKSENYTCELAEDFSSAREKTELYDYDCILLDISLPDGSGLNLLKELKNENKTDGVIIISAKNSLDDKIEGLQLGADDYLPKPFHLSELGARISAIIRRRKFNGNDHLIINNLVIDTSAKTISHQNTIIDFTKKEYDLMLYFAVNKNRVISKNAIAEHLSQENTDFFDNFDFLYAHIKNIKKKLASAGADDMIKSVYGMGYKLEAK; this is translated from the coding sequence ATGAAAATTCTATTGGTTGAAGACGAGAAAGAACTGTCTAAAAGTATTCTCGCTTATCTGAAATCCGAAAATTACACCTGCGAACTGGCGGAAGATTTTTCTTCAGCGAGAGAAAAAACGGAATTATACGATTACGACTGTATTCTGCTGGACATTTCTCTTCCTGATGGAAGCGGATTGAATCTTTTGAAAGAACTTAAAAACGAAAATAAGACGGACGGCGTTATTATTATTTCTGCGAAGAATTCTTTAGATGATAAAATCGAAGGTCTTCAACTCGGTGCCGATGATTACCTGCCGAAACCTTTTCATTTGTCCGAACTTGGTGCCAGAATTTCAGCGATTATTAGGCGTCGTAAATTCAATGGGAATGATCATTTAATCATTAATAATTTGGTAATTGATACTTCTGCAAAAACCATTTCTCATCAAAATACAATTATTGATTTTACTAAAAAAGAATATGATTTGATGCTTTATTTCGCGGTGAATAAAAACCGTGTTATTTCAAAAAACGCTATTGCAGAGCACCTTTCGCAAGAGAATACAGATTTCTTTGATAACTTCGATTTTCTGTATGCGCACATTAAAAACATTAAGAAAAAATTGGCTTCCGCAGGTGCCGACGATATGATTAAATCAGTGTACGGAATGGGCTATAAACTGGAAGCAAAATGA